Proteins encoded by one window of Misgurnus anguillicaudatus chromosome 4, ASM2758022v2, whole genome shotgun sequence:
- the tmem130 gene encoding transmembrane protein 130 isoform X5: MDMNMFLHYRIRSVLVYTFLSLFLPVVLGIPDNLIHSSGNVPGKITFHQMEGNYTYLRDSGDLATYVPTLVTFELFDPRHHLQSVAFTYTWGLGNGQVYEGPDPFVQCRYTTPGNYTFKLSIEANTTKQSGLYSIDLTVLDAIRSIELKGPLNYNVDQSSSLSFHVGGSPPVWICWRVLSDCHSSSPTSCNLIRIYKNLFNLTYTFTSVGAYCLEVNVTNDISNLQKSYNIYVQNSLCCPLQESRLTCKTLEENTNDVSFTDVEMHGKDTTVSLKDNCLFSISTQKNEAQPLLDQQNTSYNT; this comes from the exons ATGGATATGAACATGTTTCTACATTACAG GATCCGGAGTGTTCTGGTTTACACTTTCCTCTCACTTTTCTTACCTGTTGTTCTTGGCATACCCGACAACTTAATCCATTCATCTG GTAATGTTCCAGGAAAGATCACTTTTCATCAGATGGAGGGAAATTATACATATTTGCGGGACAGTGGCGATCTGGCCACCTATGTACCTACGTTGGTCACTTTTGAGCTCTTTGACCCGAGACATCATTTACAATCTGTGGCTTTCACATACACATGGGGCCTGGGCAATGG GCAAGTGTATGAAGGCCCAGATCCCTTTGTGCAGTGTAGATACACTACACCTggaaattatacatttaaattgaGCATTGAAGCCAACACAACCAAACAATCTGGGCTGTACTCTATAGATCTGACTGTGTTAG ATGCCATACGGAGCATTGAATTGAAAGGACCATTGAATTATAACGTGGACCAAAGCAGCAGTCTGTCCTTTCATGTTGGAGGAAG TCCTCCAGTTTGGATCTGCTGGAGGGTTTTGTCAGATTGTCACTCATCCAGTCCAACTTCCTGTAATTTAATCAGGATTTATAAGAATCTATTCAATCTGACTTACACCTTCACATCAGTAGGTGCATATTGCCTAGAAGTCAACGTAACAAATGATATCAGCAACCTTCAGAAATCCTACAATATTTATGTGCAGAACAGCC TGTGTTGTCCACTGCAGGAATCACGTCTCACATGTAAAACACTG GAGGAAAATACGAATGACGTCTCCTTCACAGACGTGGAGATGCATGGCAAGGATACAACCGTCTCCTTAAAGGATAATTGTCTTTTTTCAATATCTACCCAGAAAAATGAAGCACAGCCCTTACTTGATCAGCAAAATACCTCCTACAACACTTAA
- the tmem130 gene encoding transmembrane protein 130 isoform X2, with protein sequence MDMNMFLHYRIRSVLVYTFLSLFLPVVLGIPDNLIHSSGKITFHQMEGNYTYLRDSGDLATYVPTLVTFELFDPRHHLQSVAFTYTWGLGNGQVYEGPDPFVQCRYTTPGNYTFKLSIEANTTKQSGLYSIDLTVLDAIRSIELKGPLNYNVDQSSSLSFHVGGSPPVWICWRVLSDCHSSSPTSCNLIRIYKNLFNLTYTFTSVGAYCLEVNVTNDISNLQKSYNIYVQNSPVNHLIFILPSAALIVATLIFISVSVCCPLQESRLTCKTLEENTNDVSFTDVEMHGKDTTVSLKDNCLFSISTQKNEAQPLLDQQNTSYNT encoded by the exons ATGGATATGAACATGTTTCTACATTACAG GATCCGGAGTGTTCTGGTTTACACTTTCCTCTCACTTTTCTTACCTGTTGTTCTTGGCATACCCGACAACTTAATCCATTCATCTG GAAAGATCACTTTTCATCAGATGGAGGGAAATTATACATATTTGCGGGACAGTGGCGATCTGGCCACCTATGTACCTACGTTGGTCACTTTTGAGCTCTTTGACCCGAGACATCATTTACAATCTGTGGCTTTCACATACACATGGGGCCTGGGCAATGG GCAAGTGTATGAAGGCCCAGATCCCTTTGTGCAGTGTAGATACACTACACCTggaaattatacatttaaattgaGCATTGAAGCCAACACAACCAAACAATCTGGGCTGTACTCTATAGATCTGACTGTGTTAG ATGCCATACGGAGCATTGAATTGAAAGGACCATTGAATTATAACGTGGACCAAAGCAGCAGTCTGTCCTTTCATGTTGGAGGAAG TCCTCCAGTTTGGATCTGCTGGAGGGTTTTGTCAGATTGTCACTCATCCAGTCCAACTTCCTGTAATTTAATCAGGATTTATAAGAATCTATTCAATCTGACTTACACCTTCACATCAGTAGGTGCATATTGCCTAGAAGTCAACGTAACAAATGATATCAGCAACCTTCAGAAATCCTACAATATTTATGTGCAGAACAGCC CTGTGAATCACCTCATCTTTATTTTGCCCAGTGCTGCTCTTATTGTTGCAACCCTGATATTCATCTCTGTCTCAGTGTGTTGTCCACTGCAGGAATCACGTCTCACATGTAAAACACTG GAGGAAAATACGAATGACGTCTCCTTCACAGACGTGGAGATGCATGGCAAGGATACAACCGTCTCCTTAAAGGATAATTGTCTTTTTTCAATATCTACCCAGAAAAATGAAGCACAGCCCTTACTTGATCAGCAAAATACCTCCTACAACACTTAA
- the tmem130 gene encoding transmembrane protein 130 isoform X3, which produces MIRSVLVYTFLSLFLPVVLGIPDNLIHSSGNVPGKITFHQMEGNYTYLRDSGDLATYVPTLVTFELFDPRHHLQSVAFTYTWGLGNGQVYEGPDPFVQCRYTTPGNYTFKLSIEANTTKQSGLYSIDLTVLDAIRSIELKGPLNYNVDQSSSLSFHVGGSPPVWICWRVLSDCHSSSPTSCNLIRIYKNLFNLTYTFTSVGAYCLEVNVTNDISNLQKSYNIYVQNSPVNHLIFILPSAALIVATLIFISVSVCCPLQESRLTCKTLEENTNDVSFTDVEMHGKDTTVSLKDNCLFSISTQKNEAQPLLDQQNTSYNT; this is translated from the exons at GATCCGGAGTGTTCTGGTTTACACTTTCCTCTCACTTTTCTTACCTGTTGTTCTTGGCATACCCGACAACTTAATCCATTCATCTG GTAATGTTCCAGGAAAGATCACTTTTCATCAGATGGAGGGAAATTATACATATTTGCGGGACAGTGGCGATCTGGCCACCTATGTACCTACGTTGGTCACTTTTGAGCTCTTTGACCCGAGACATCATTTACAATCTGTGGCTTTCACATACACATGGGGCCTGGGCAATGG GCAAGTGTATGAAGGCCCAGATCCCTTTGTGCAGTGTAGATACACTACACCTggaaattatacatttaaattgaGCATTGAAGCCAACACAACCAAACAATCTGGGCTGTACTCTATAGATCTGACTGTGTTAG ATGCCATACGGAGCATTGAATTGAAAGGACCATTGAATTATAACGTGGACCAAAGCAGCAGTCTGTCCTTTCATGTTGGAGGAAG TCCTCCAGTTTGGATCTGCTGGAGGGTTTTGTCAGATTGTCACTCATCCAGTCCAACTTCCTGTAATTTAATCAGGATTTATAAGAATCTATTCAATCTGACTTACACCTTCACATCAGTAGGTGCATATTGCCTAGAAGTCAACGTAACAAATGATATCAGCAACCTTCAGAAATCCTACAATATTTATGTGCAGAACAGCC CTGTGAATCACCTCATCTTTATTTTGCCCAGTGCTGCTCTTATTGTTGCAACCCTGATATTCATCTCTGTCTCAGTGTGTTGTCCACTGCAGGAATCACGTCTCACATGTAAAACACTG GAGGAAAATACGAATGACGTCTCCTTCACAGACGTGGAGATGCATGGCAAGGATACAACCGTCTCCTTAAAGGATAATTGTCTTTTTTCAATATCTACCCAGAAAAATGAAGCACAGCCCTTACTTGATCAGCAAAATACCTCCTACAACACTTAA
- the nptx2b gene encoding neuronal pentraxin-2b isoform X1, with protein MLHLVARLLCVYAFTCVKVVYGLDEKRFLCTAIPSDMDAVCPVQPPPVQSASVQGDELGNTVMQLRQTILEQKETIANQLVTIKELTSKLSRCESESFQKNNKETMDDVPKDSNDTIDILGKTMQSLKDRLENLEQQQMRANISGASFPNELRNLLQRRLEDLENQLLKKVNELETEKSQLYNETVAHRQRTDNTLNLLTNKIFELEKGEVGFKSPENFKISLLLRTNYHYGKVKKSLPEMYAFTVCMWLKSSTSTGSPGIGTPFSYGVPGQANEIVLIEWDNSPVELIINDKVARLPLSLGDGRWHHVCITWTVRDGVWEAYQDGQRLGSGENLAPWHPIKPGGVLILGQEQACRLWPQQDIVGGRFDANQAFVGELSHFNIWDRVLRSTDIVSMANCSSYMPGNVVAWTDSNIEVFGGASKLQLELCEARLFDN; from the exons ATGCTACATCTTGTCGCTAGACTTTTATGCGTCTATGCATTTACATGTGTTAAAGTTGTCTATGGACTGGATGAGAAGCGTTTTCTATGTACTGCAATACCCTCTGACATGGATGCAGTTTGTCCTGTGCAACCTCCACCTGTTCAAAGCGCATCAGTCCAAGGGGATGAACTAGGAAATACGGTGATGCAACTTAGACAGACAATATTAGAACAAAAGGAGACGATTGCCAATCAGTTAGTAACGATTAAAGAACTGACATCTAAACTGTCACGATGTGAATCTGaatccttccagaaaaacaatAAGGAAACGATGGATGATGTGCCTAAAGACTCAAATGATACCATTGACATTCTTGGAAAGACCATGCAGAGTCTTAAAGACCGATTAGAAAATCTAGAG CAACAGCAAATGCGAGCCAACATCTCTGGTGCCTCCTTTCCTAATGAGCTGAGAAATCTACTGCAGCGTCGACTGGAGGACCTGGAGAATCAACTGCTGAAAAAGGTCAATGAGCTTGAGACAGAAAAGTCGCAGCTATATAATGAGACCGTTGCCCATCGCCAGCGCACGGACAATACTCTCAATCTTCTTACCAACAAGATTTTTGAGCTTGAGAAAG GAGAGGTTGGATTCAAGTCACCAGAGAATTTCAAAATCTCTCTTCTTCTGCGCACAAATTATCATTATGGGAAAGTAAAGAAAAGCTTGCCAGAGATGTACGCCTTCACTGTTTGCATGTGGCTTAAGTCAAGTACAAGCACTGGAAGTCCTGGCATTGGAACTCCTTTTTCCTATGGAGTGCCGGGTCAGGCAAATGAGATTGTATTGATCGAATGGGACAACAGCCCTGTAGAATTGATCATCAATGACAAG GTGGCAAGACTGCCTCTATCATTGGGCGATGGGAGATGGCACCATGTCTGTATCACTTGGACTGTTAGGGATGGGGTTTGGGAAGCATATCAGGATGGCCAGAGATTGGGTTCAGGGGAGAACCTGGCCCCTTGGCACCCGATCAAGCCGGGTGGAGTCCTTATCCTTGGCCAAGAGCAG gCCTGTCGTTTATGGCCTCAACAGGATATAGTAGGTGGGCGCTTTGATGCCAACCAGGCCTTTGTGGGAGAGCTGAGCCACTTTAACATCTGGGATCGGGTTCTGCGCTCCACGGACATCGTCTCCATGGCAAACTGCTCATCCTACATGCCTGGCAATGTGGTGGCCTGGACCGACAGTAATATTGAGGTGTTTGGTGGGGCATCAAAGTTGCAGCTCGAGCTTTGCGAAGCCAGGCTCTTTGACAATTAA
- the nptx2b gene encoding neuronal pentraxin-2b isoform X3, with protein MLHLVARLLCVYAFTCVKVVYGLDEKRFLCTAIPSDMDAVCPVQPPPVQSASVQGDELGNTKNNKETMDDVPKDSNDTIDILGKTMQSLKDRLENLEQQQMRANISGASFPNELRNLLQRRLEDLENQLLKKVNELETEKSQLYNETVAHRQRTDNTLNLLTNKIFELEKGEVGFKSPENFKISLLLRTNYHYGKVKKSLPEMYAFTVCMWLKSSTSTGSPGIGTPFSYGVPGQANEIVLIEWDNSPVELIINDKVARLPLSLGDGRWHHVCITWTVRDGVWEAYQDGQRLGSGENLAPWHPIKPGGVLILGQEQACRLWPQQDIVGGRFDANQAFVGELSHFNIWDRVLRSTDIVSMANCSSYMPGNVVAWTDSNIEVFGGASKLQLELCEARLFDN; from the exons ATGCTACATCTTGTCGCTAGACTTTTATGCGTCTATGCATTTACATGTGTTAAAGTTGTCTATGGACTGGATGAGAAGCGTTTTCTATGTACTGCAATACCCTCTGACATGGATGCAGTTTGTCCTGTGCAACCTCCACCTGTTCAAAGCGCATCAGTCCAAGGGGATGAACTAGGAAATACG aaaaacaatAAGGAAACGATGGATGATGTGCCTAAAGACTCAAATGATACCATTGACATTCTTGGAAAGACCATGCAGAGTCTTAAAGACCGATTAGAAAATCTAGAG CAACAGCAAATGCGAGCCAACATCTCTGGTGCCTCCTTTCCTAATGAGCTGAGAAATCTACTGCAGCGTCGACTGGAGGACCTGGAGAATCAACTGCTGAAAAAGGTCAATGAGCTTGAGACAGAAAAGTCGCAGCTATATAATGAGACCGTTGCCCATCGCCAGCGCACGGACAATACTCTCAATCTTCTTACCAACAAGATTTTTGAGCTTGAGAAAG GAGAGGTTGGATTCAAGTCACCAGAGAATTTCAAAATCTCTCTTCTTCTGCGCACAAATTATCATTATGGGAAAGTAAAGAAAAGCTTGCCAGAGATGTACGCCTTCACTGTTTGCATGTGGCTTAAGTCAAGTACAAGCACTGGAAGTCCTGGCATTGGAACTCCTTTTTCCTATGGAGTGCCGGGTCAGGCAAATGAGATTGTATTGATCGAATGGGACAACAGCCCTGTAGAATTGATCATCAATGACAAG GTGGCAAGACTGCCTCTATCATTGGGCGATGGGAGATGGCACCATGTCTGTATCACTTGGACTGTTAGGGATGGGGTTTGGGAAGCATATCAGGATGGCCAGAGATTGGGTTCAGGGGAGAACCTGGCCCCTTGGCACCCGATCAAGCCGGGTGGAGTCCTTATCCTTGGCCAAGAGCAG gCCTGTCGTTTATGGCCTCAACAGGATATAGTAGGTGGGCGCTTTGATGCCAACCAGGCCTTTGTGGGAGAGCTGAGCCACTTTAACATCTGGGATCGGGTTCTGCGCTCCACGGACATCGTCTCCATGGCAAACTGCTCATCCTACATGCCTGGCAATGTGGTGGCCTGGACCGACAGTAATATTGAGGTGTTTGGTGGGGCATCAAAGTTGCAGCTCGAGCTTTGCGAAGCCAGGCTCTTTGACAATTAA
- the nptx2b gene encoding neuronal pentraxin-2b isoform X2: MLHLVARLLCVYAFTCVKVVYGLDEKRFLCTAIPSDMDAVCPVQPPPVQSASVQGDELGNTVMQLRQTILEQKETIANQLVTIKELTSKLSRCESESFQKNNKETMDDVPKDSNDTIDILGKTMQSLKDRLENLEQQQMRANISGASFPNELRNLLQRRLEDLENQLLKKVNELETEKSQLYNETVAHRQRTDNTLNLLTNKIFELEKGEVGFKSPENFKISLLLRTNYHYGKVKKSLPEMYAFTVCMWLKSSTSTGSPGIGTPFSYGVPGQANEIVLIEWDNSPVELIINDKVARLPLSLGDGRWHHVCITWTVRDGVWEAYQDGQRLGSGENLAPWHPIKPGGVLILGQEQDIVGGRFDANQAFVGELSHFNIWDRVLRSTDIVSMANCSSYMPGNVVAWTDSNIEVFGGASKLQLELCEARLFDN, translated from the exons ATGCTACATCTTGTCGCTAGACTTTTATGCGTCTATGCATTTACATGTGTTAAAGTTGTCTATGGACTGGATGAGAAGCGTTTTCTATGTACTGCAATACCCTCTGACATGGATGCAGTTTGTCCTGTGCAACCTCCACCTGTTCAAAGCGCATCAGTCCAAGGGGATGAACTAGGAAATACGGTGATGCAACTTAGACAGACAATATTAGAACAAAAGGAGACGATTGCCAATCAGTTAGTAACGATTAAAGAACTGACATCTAAACTGTCACGATGTGAATCTGaatccttccagaaaaacaatAAGGAAACGATGGATGATGTGCCTAAAGACTCAAATGATACCATTGACATTCTTGGAAAGACCATGCAGAGTCTTAAAGACCGATTAGAAAATCTAGAG CAACAGCAAATGCGAGCCAACATCTCTGGTGCCTCCTTTCCTAATGAGCTGAGAAATCTACTGCAGCGTCGACTGGAGGACCTGGAGAATCAACTGCTGAAAAAGGTCAATGAGCTTGAGACAGAAAAGTCGCAGCTATATAATGAGACCGTTGCCCATCGCCAGCGCACGGACAATACTCTCAATCTTCTTACCAACAAGATTTTTGAGCTTGAGAAAG GAGAGGTTGGATTCAAGTCACCAGAGAATTTCAAAATCTCTCTTCTTCTGCGCACAAATTATCATTATGGGAAAGTAAAGAAAAGCTTGCCAGAGATGTACGCCTTCACTGTTTGCATGTGGCTTAAGTCAAGTACAAGCACTGGAAGTCCTGGCATTGGAACTCCTTTTTCCTATGGAGTGCCGGGTCAGGCAAATGAGATTGTATTGATCGAATGGGACAACAGCCCTGTAGAATTGATCATCAATGACAAG GTGGCAAGACTGCCTCTATCATTGGGCGATGGGAGATGGCACCATGTCTGTATCACTTGGACTGTTAGGGATGGGGTTTGGGAAGCATATCAGGATGGCCAGAGATTGGGTTCAGGGGAGAACCTGGCCCCTTGGCACCCGATCAAGCCGGGTGGAGTCCTTATCCTTGGCCAAGAGCAG GATATAGTAGGTGGGCGCTTTGATGCCAACCAGGCCTTTGTGGGAGAGCTGAGCCACTTTAACATCTGGGATCGGGTTCTGCGCTCCACGGACATCGTCTCCATGGCAAACTGCTCATCCTACATGCCTGGCAATGTGGTGGCCTGGACCGACAGTAATATTGAGGTGTTTGGTGGGGCATCAAAGTTGCAGCTCGAGCTTTGCGAAGCCAGGCTCTTTGACAATTAA
- the tmem130 gene encoding transmembrane protein 130 isoform X4 has translation MIRSVLVYTFLSLFLPVVLGIPDNLIHSSGKITFHQMEGNYTYLRDSGDLATYVPTLVTFELFDPRHHLQSVAFTYTWGLGNGQVYEGPDPFVQCRYTTPGNYTFKLSIEANTTKQSGLYSIDLTVLDAIRSIELKGPLNYNVDQSSSLSFHVGGSPPVWICWRVLSDCHSSSPTSCNLIRIYKNLFNLTYTFTSVGAYCLEVNVTNDISNLQKSYNIYVQNSPVNHLIFILPSAALIVATLIFISVSVCCPLQESRLTCKTLEENTNDVSFTDVEMHGKDTTVSLKDNCLFSISTQKNEAQPLLDQQNTSYNT, from the exons at GATCCGGAGTGTTCTGGTTTACACTTTCCTCTCACTTTTCTTACCTGTTGTTCTTGGCATACCCGACAACTTAATCCATTCATCTG GAAAGATCACTTTTCATCAGATGGAGGGAAATTATACATATTTGCGGGACAGTGGCGATCTGGCCACCTATGTACCTACGTTGGTCACTTTTGAGCTCTTTGACCCGAGACATCATTTACAATCTGTGGCTTTCACATACACATGGGGCCTGGGCAATGG GCAAGTGTATGAAGGCCCAGATCCCTTTGTGCAGTGTAGATACACTACACCTggaaattatacatttaaattgaGCATTGAAGCCAACACAACCAAACAATCTGGGCTGTACTCTATAGATCTGACTGTGTTAG ATGCCATACGGAGCATTGAATTGAAAGGACCATTGAATTATAACGTGGACCAAAGCAGCAGTCTGTCCTTTCATGTTGGAGGAAG TCCTCCAGTTTGGATCTGCTGGAGGGTTTTGTCAGATTGTCACTCATCCAGTCCAACTTCCTGTAATTTAATCAGGATTTATAAGAATCTATTCAATCTGACTTACACCTTCACATCAGTAGGTGCATATTGCCTAGAAGTCAACGTAACAAATGATATCAGCAACCTTCAGAAATCCTACAATATTTATGTGCAGAACAGCC CTGTGAATCACCTCATCTTTATTTTGCCCAGTGCTGCTCTTATTGTTGCAACCCTGATATTCATCTCTGTCTCAGTGTGTTGTCCACTGCAGGAATCACGTCTCACATGTAAAACACTG GAGGAAAATACGAATGACGTCTCCTTCACAGACGTGGAGATGCATGGCAAGGATACAACCGTCTCCTTAAAGGATAATTGTCTTTTTTCAATATCTACCCAGAAAAATGAAGCACAGCCCTTACTTGATCAGCAAAATACCTCCTACAACACTTAA
- the tmem130 gene encoding transmembrane protein 130 isoform X1, whose product MDMNMFLHYRIRSVLVYTFLSLFLPVVLGIPDNLIHSSGNVPGKITFHQMEGNYTYLRDSGDLATYVPTLVTFELFDPRHHLQSVAFTYTWGLGNGQVYEGPDPFVQCRYTTPGNYTFKLSIEANTTKQSGLYSIDLTVLDAIRSIELKGPLNYNVDQSSSLSFHVGGSPPVWICWRVLSDCHSSSPTSCNLIRIYKNLFNLTYTFTSVGAYCLEVNVTNDISNLQKSYNIYVQNSPVNHLIFILPSAALIVATLIFISVSVCCPLQESRLTCKTLEENTNDVSFTDVEMHGKDTTVSLKDNCLFSISTQKNEAQPLLDQQNTSYNT is encoded by the exons ATGGATATGAACATGTTTCTACATTACAG GATCCGGAGTGTTCTGGTTTACACTTTCCTCTCACTTTTCTTACCTGTTGTTCTTGGCATACCCGACAACTTAATCCATTCATCTG GTAATGTTCCAGGAAAGATCACTTTTCATCAGATGGAGGGAAATTATACATATTTGCGGGACAGTGGCGATCTGGCCACCTATGTACCTACGTTGGTCACTTTTGAGCTCTTTGACCCGAGACATCATTTACAATCTGTGGCTTTCACATACACATGGGGCCTGGGCAATGG GCAAGTGTATGAAGGCCCAGATCCCTTTGTGCAGTGTAGATACACTACACCTggaaattatacatttaaattgaGCATTGAAGCCAACACAACCAAACAATCTGGGCTGTACTCTATAGATCTGACTGTGTTAG ATGCCATACGGAGCATTGAATTGAAAGGACCATTGAATTATAACGTGGACCAAAGCAGCAGTCTGTCCTTTCATGTTGGAGGAAG TCCTCCAGTTTGGATCTGCTGGAGGGTTTTGTCAGATTGTCACTCATCCAGTCCAACTTCCTGTAATTTAATCAGGATTTATAAGAATCTATTCAATCTGACTTACACCTTCACATCAGTAGGTGCATATTGCCTAGAAGTCAACGTAACAAATGATATCAGCAACCTTCAGAAATCCTACAATATTTATGTGCAGAACAGCC CTGTGAATCACCTCATCTTTATTTTGCCCAGTGCTGCTCTTATTGTTGCAACCCTGATATTCATCTCTGTCTCAGTGTGTTGTCCACTGCAGGAATCACGTCTCACATGTAAAACACTG GAGGAAAATACGAATGACGTCTCCTTCACAGACGTGGAGATGCATGGCAAGGATACAACCGTCTCCTTAAAGGATAATTGTCTTTTTTCAATATCTACCCAGAAAAATGAAGCACAGCCCTTACTTGATCAGCAAAATACCTCCTACAACACTTAA
- the tmem130 gene encoding transmembrane protein 130 isoform X6, translating to MEGNYTYLRDSGDLATYVPTLVTFELFDPRHHLQSVAFTYTWGLGNGQVYEGPDPFVQCRYTTPGNYTFKLSIEANTTKQSGLYSIDLTVLDAIRSIELKGPLNYNVDQSSSLSFHVGGSPPVWICWRVLSDCHSSSPTSCNLIRIYKNLFNLTYTFTSVGAYCLEVNVTNDISNLQKSYNIYVQNSPVNHLIFILPSAALIVATLIFISVSVCCPLQESRLTCKTLEENTNDVSFTDVEMHGKDTTVSLKDNCLFSISTQKNEAQPLLDQQNTSYNT from the exons ATGGAGGGAAATTATACATATTTGCGGGACAGTGGCGATCTGGCCACCTATGTACCTACGTTGGTCACTTTTGAGCTCTTTGACCCGAGACATCATTTACAATCTGTGGCTTTCACATACACATGGGGCCTGGGCAATGG GCAAGTGTATGAAGGCCCAGATCCCTTTGTGCAGTGTAGATACACTACACCTggaaattatacatttaaattgaGCATTGAAGCCAACACAACCAAACAATCTGGGCTGTACTCTATAGATCTGACTGTGTTAG ATGCCATACGGAGCATTGAATTGAAAGGACCATTGAATTATAACGTGGACCAAAGCAGCAGTCTGTCCTTTCATGTTGGAGGAAG TCCTCCAGTTTGGATCTGCTGGAGGGTTTTGTCAGATTGTCACTCATCCAGTCCAACTTCCTGTAATTTAATCAGGATTTATAAGAATCTATTCAATCTGACTTACACCTTCACATCAGTAGGTGCATATTGCCTAGAAGTCAACGTAACAAATGATATCAGCAACCTTCAGAAATCCTACAATATTTATGTGCAGAACAGCC CTGTGAATCACCTCATCTTTATTTTGCCCAGTGCTGCTCTTATTGTTGCAACCCTGATATTCATCTCTGTCTCAGTGTGTTGTCCACTGCAGGAATCACGTCTCACATGTAAAACACTG GAGGAAAATACGAATGACGTCTCCTTCACAGACGTGGAGATGCATGGCAAGGATACAACCGTCTCCTTAAAGGATAATTGTCTTTTTTCAATATCTACCCAGAAAAATGAAGCACAGCCCTTACTTGATCAGCAAAATACCTCCTACAACACTTAA